Proteins from one Candidatus Krumholzibacteriia bacterium genomic window:
- a CDS encoding SO_0444 family Cu/Zn efflux transporter, translated as MNAFVSSILSILGESAPYLILGFALAGVLHVVLARFPAITARLTRPGRRSVLYGALIGVPMPLCSCSVLPAAMALRRDGASKGATASFLVSVPETDVVSILLTYALIGPVMAIYRPIAAVFSALGTGLAVDSLLDRKTPAAQAPPVADSCHCGNGTASTVQSPARDPWWKRALHYGFVEIFDDMILQLMLGIALAALIGMWLPSIDASSLGGGVFWQYLVMAAIGIPLYVCATASTPVAAGFIAGGISPGAAIVFLLAGPATNAAGLVVLRAEFGLRFLVTYLVSIVVTSVALGVAFDALVGSLSLPPFDPSFHIHDGVSLWKMLTVAVFLLMAAASLYRKRSLQHAASRLKRLTERMADR; from the coding sequence TGCTGGCGCGTTTCCCCGCCATCACCGCGCGCCTGACGCGCCCCGGGCGCCGCTCGGTGCTGTACGGGGCGCTCATTGGCGTTCCCATGCCGCTGTGTTCGTGCAGCGTGCTTCCCGCTGCCATGGCCCTGCGCCGCGACGGCGCCAGCAAGGGCGCCACGGCGTCGTTCCTGGTCTCCGTGCCGGAGACCGACGTGGTTTCCATCCTGTTGACGTACGCGCTCATCGGCCCGGTGATGGCCATCTATCGCCCCATCGCCGCCGTGTTCTCCGCGCTGGGGACGGGTCTCGCGGTCGATTCCCTGTTGGACCGCAAGACGCCCGCAGCACAAGCGCCGCCGGTGGCCGACTCCTGCCACTGCGGCAACGGCACGGCCTCGACGGTGCAATCGCCGGCGCGCGATCCGTGGTGGAAGCGCGCGTTGCACTACGGATTCGTCGAGATCTTCGATGACATGATCCTGCAACTGATGCTGGGCATTGCCCTCGCGGCACTCATCGGCATGTGGCTTCCGTCGATCGACGCGAGCTCGCTGGGCGGCGGCGTCTTCTGGCAGTACCTGGTGATGGCGGCCATCGGTATCCCCCTGTATGTGTGCGCCACCGCATCGACTCCGGTCGCGGCCGGTTTCATCGCCGGGGGCATCAGCCCCGGCGCCGCCATTGTGTTCCTGCTGGCGGGACCGGCGACCAACGCGGCCGGCCTGGTGGTGTTGCGCGCGGAATTCGGGCTGCGCTTTCTGGTGACATACCTCGTGTCCATCGTCGTAACCAGCGTCGCGCTGGGTGTGGCGTTCGACGCCCTGGTCGGCTCGTTGTCACTGCCGCCGTTCGACCCGTCGTTCCACATCCACGACGGCGTGTCGCTATGGAAGATGTTGACCGTGGCGGTGTTTCTGCTCATGGCGGCGGCCAGCCTCTACCGCAAACGCTCGCTGCAGCACGCGGCATCACGCCTCAAGCGCCTGACCGAGCGAATGGCGGACCGGTGA
- a CDS encoding metal ABC transporter substrate-binding protein, producing MKTTLVSLLILVLGASSASAGVKVVTSTTDLASITRLVGGELVEVTSLAAGNADPHFVEVLPSYMIKVKKAKLYLRAGLDLDRWALPIIDGSRNASLLVVDCSASIAPVNRPTGKVDASMGDVHPQGNPHYWLDPDNGLIIAATIADALARVDPEHADAYQAGLERFRTELEVHRTAWLQKAKPLEHMEIVTYHDTWPYFCRAFGVDVIGFIEPWPGIEPTPSHTASLIELIKTRGVKIIGLEPYKSRRTPEAIERATGAEIVELPPSVGGAPGADDYFSLFDVLIDRLLEGAE from the coding sequence ATGAAGACAACGCTCGTTTCGCTGCTCATCCTCGTGCTGGGCGCTTCCAGCGCGTCCGCCGGGGTCAAAGTGGTCACATCGACCACCGATCTGGCATCGATCACCCGGCTCGTCGGTGGCGAACTGGTGGAAGTGACTTCGCTGGCCGCGGGCAACGCGGATCCACACTTCGTGGAGGTGCTGCCCAGCTACATGATCAAGGTGAAGAAGGCGAAGCTGTACCTGCGTGCCGGCCTGGACCTGGACCGCTGGGCGCTTCCCATCATCGACGGGTCGCGCAATGCGTCGTTGCTGGTGGTGGATTGTTCCGCCAGTATCGCGCCGGTCAACCGGCCCACCGGCAAGGTGGACGCGTCCATGGGCGACGTGCACCCGCAGGGCAATCCCCACTACTGGCTCGACCCCGACAACGGGCTGATCATCGCCGCAACCATCGCGGACGCGCTCGCCCGCGTGGATCCCGAGCACGCGGATGCCTACCAGGCCGGGCTGGAGCGATTCCGCACCGAGCTCGAAGTGCACCGGACGGCGTGGCTGCAGAAGGCAAAACCGCTCGAGCACATGGAGATCGTCACCTACCACGACACATGGCCATATTTCTGCAGGGCATTCGGGGTGGACGTGATCGGGTTCATCGAGCCGTGGCCGGGAATCGAACCCACGCCGTCCCACACCGCCTCGCTGATCGAGTTGATCAAGACGCGGGGTGTGAAGATCATTGGACTGGAACCATACAAGTCGCGCCGCACGCCCGAGGCCATCGAGCGCGCGACGGGAGCAGAGATCGTCGAGCTCCCGCCTTCGGTGGGCGGGGCGCCGGGCGCGGATGACTACTTCAGCCTCTTCGACGTCCTCATCGACCGCCTGCTGGAGGGAGCAGAATAG
- a CDS encoding sigma 54-interacting transcriptional regulator produces MSSNRRNNRGRGPDPLLELGRRRATRTPGPENAPAPDPSASYAIIADIAILLASPSDLTGILNKIVDGIIKVTGCERGFLMLREPDGGFSTFTGRYADMAKWEESDTPEISHTVRDRVADTHEPFAVSDLRLLDDFKTSDSIQAGGLVAAVCLPLVYRDELIGVIYADSTHMLPRPLDDNHQVLSAFATQASFAIENARNHGELEKGTGRDQKRDSPLAQKFTGDGMATRNKAMHEVIATVEKIAPSHITVLMHGETGTGKEVYARAIHRLSPRSGRPFIPVNCSGMPHELVESILFGHVRGAFSGAVADRPGLFEAADGGTLFLDEIGDMPLATQPKLLRVLETREVARVGDESVFRKVDVRIIAATHRDLSAAVESRAFRDDLFSRLNGAQIHLPPLRERREDIIPLAEYFLARSSAESGIPQPLLSAGARALLLANPWAGNVRGLKGAIEFGVHFRDERNVIQAGAIERFLGAAGAAPPPRDSSTLKAQMERYEESLLRQALAEHGGNVSRTAEALGLSRQQLHAKINKYGILPPREA; encoded by the coding sequence ATGTCCAGCAACCGCCGCAATAACCGGGGAAGAGGGCCCGATCCGCTCCTGGAACTGGGCCGCAGGCGCGCCACCAGGACGCCGGGGCCGGAGAACGCCCCCGCGCCGGACCCCAGCGCCTCGTACGCCATCATCGCCGACATCGCCATCCTGCTCGCCTCCCCCTCCGATCTCACGGGGATACTCAACAAGATCGTCGATGGCATCATCAAGGTGACCGGGTGTGAACGCGGGTTCCTCATGCTGCGCGAACCCGATGGTGGTTTCTCCACCTTCACCGGGCGCTACGCGGACATGGCGAAGTGGGAGGAAAGCGACACGCCCGAGATCAGCCACACGGTCAGGGACCGGGTTGCGGATACCCACGAGCCCTTTGCCGTCTCCGACCTGCGGCTGCTGGACGACTTCAAGACCAGCGACAGCATCCAGGCGGGCGGACTGGTGGCCGCGGTGTGCCTGCCGCTTGTCTACCGGGACGAACTGATCGGCGTGATCTACGCCGACAGCACGCACATGCTCCCGCGTCCGCTGGACGACAACCACCAGGTGTTGAGTGCGTTTGCGACCCAGGCGTCGTTCGCCATCGAGAACGCGCGCAACCACGGTGAACTGGAGAAGGGGACGGGGCGCGACCAGAAGCGCGATTCCCCGTTGGCCCAGAAGTTCACCGGGGATGGCATGGCGACACGCAACAAGGCCATGCACGAGGTCATCGCCACGGTGGAGAAGATCGCCCCGTCACACATCACCGTCCTCATGCACGGCGAGACCGGGACCGGCAAGGAAGTGTACGCGCGGGCCATCCACCGCCTGAGTCCACGCTCGGGCCGTCCCTTCATCCCGGTCAACTGCAGTGGCATGCCCCACGAACTGGTCGAGAGCATCCTGTTTGGCCACGTCAGGGGGGCGTTCTCCGGCGCGGTCGCGGATCGCCCGGGACTGTTCGAGGCGGCCGACGGCGGGACGCTCTTCCTGGACGAAATCGGCGACATGCCTCTGGCGACGCAGCCCAAGTTGCTGCGCGTGCTGGAGACCCGCGAGGTGGCCCGGGTTGGAGACGAGAGCGTGTTCCGGAAGGTCGACGTGCGCATCATCGCCGCCACCCACCGGGACCTCTCCGCGGCGGTGGAATCCAGGGCGTTCCGTGACGATCTGTTCAGCCGTCTCAACGGAGCGCAGATCCACCTGCCGCCCTTGCGCGAACGCCGCGAGGACATCATTCCCCTGGCGGAGTACTTCCTGGCGCGCAGTTCCGCCGAGTCCGGTATTCCCCAGCCGCTGCTCTCCGCGGGTGCGCGCGCGCTCCTGCTGGCGAACCCGTGGGCGGGAAACGTGCGCGGACTCAAGGGCGCCATCGAGTTCGGCGTGCACTTCCGCGACGAGCGCAACGTGATCCAGGCCGGGGCGATTGAACGATTCCTGGGGGCTGCCGGCGCCGCGCCGCCGCCGCGCGACAGCAGCACCCTGAAAGCGCAGATGGAGCGCTACGAAGAGAGCCTGCTCCGCCAGGCGCTGGCCGAGCACGGTGGCAACGTGTCGCGCACGGCCGAGGCGCTCGGTCTGAGCCGCCAGCAGTTGCACGCCAAGATCAACAAGTACGGCATCCTCCCCCCCCGCGAGGCTTGA
- a CDS encoding insulinase family protein, with amino-acid sequence MNFTVGRHERLTAAGRRARPLALAALLLAGLAGGAMAKDLFPYSPVIRTLDNGLRVVMVPFDSPGIVAYYTIVRAGSRNEVEPGKSGFAHFFEHMMFRGTARFSNVQYNALFRDLGSDVNAYTSDDVTVYHAIFGSDGLESVIDVESDRFMNLQYQESDFKQEAKAVLGEYNKNYSDPENKMYERVRETAFTTHTYRHTTMGFLADIKDMPNQYDYSLQFFHRYYTPSNCVVLVVGDIDVDRTFTLIGKYYGAWKVPPYRPDIPVEPEQKEARSSHIDWDNPTLPYVAVAFKVPAFGAGTRDSAAIDILAELLYESTSPLYQALVVDEQKVDELSVYVPSRRDPGLFLVYARVLDPANLDEVRDRIYQAAEDAASTAADGERLDAVKSNIRYSFAMSLDTARSVARHLTFVIGLTGDPATLNELYNRYDEVTPEDLQHTAAAYLTRSRSTVVTLTGGSN; translated from the coding sequence ATGAACTTTACAGTGGGGCGTCATGAAAGGTTGACGGCTGCCGGAAGGAGGGCCCGGCCGCTGGCACTTGCGGCCCTGCTGCTCGCCGGGCTCGCGGGAGGCGCGATGGCGAAGGATCTGTTTCCCTATTCCCCGGTGATCCGGACGCTGGACAACGGGCTGCGCGTGGTCATGGTGCCCTTCGACAGCCCCGGGATCGTCGCCTACTACACCATTGTGCGCGCCGGCTCGCGCAACGAGGTGGAGCCGGGCAAATCCGGTTTCGCCCATTTCTTCGAGCACATGATGTTCCGCGGCACCGCGCGCTTCTCGAACGTGCAGTACAACGCCCTGTTTCGCGACCTGGGCAGCGACGTCAACGCCTACACTTCCGACGACGTCACCGTGTATCACGCAATCTTCGGCAGCGACGGTCTCGAGTCGGTGATCGACGTGGAATCGGATCGTTTCATGAATCTCCAGTATCAGGAGTCGGACTTCAAGCAGGAGGCCAAGGCGGTGCTGGGCGAGTACAACAAGAACTACTCCGACCCCGAGAACAAGATGTACGAGCGCGTGCGCGAAACTGCGTTCACCACGCACACGTACCGCCACACCACCATGGGCTTCCTGGCCGACATCAAGGACATGCCCAACCAGTACGACTACAGCCTGCAGTTCTTCCACCGCTACTACACGCCGTCCAATTGTGTGGTGCTGGTGGTGGGTGACATCGACGTCGACAGGACATTCACCCTGATTGGGAAGTACTACGGTGCGTGGAAGGTTCCTCCGTACCGGCCGGATATCCCGGTGGAGCCGGAGCAGAAGGAGGCGCGTTCATCGCATATCGACTGGGACAATCCCACCCTCCCCTACGTCGCGGTGGCGTTCAAGGTCCCGGCGTTCGGCGCCGGGACGCGCGACAGCGCGGCCATCGACATCCTAGCCGAGTTGCTCTACGAGTCAACCAGCCCGCTCTACCAGGCGCTGGTAGTCGACGAACAGAAGGTGGACGAGCTCAGCGTCTATGTCCCCTCCCGCCGCGACCCGGGGCTCTTCCTGGTCTACGCGCGCGTGCTGGATCCGGCCAATCTCGACGAGGTGCGCGACCGGATATACCAGGCCGCCGAGGACGCGGCGAGCACCGCCGCCGATGGGGAGCGGCTGGACGCGGTCAAATCGAACATCCGCTACTCGTTCGCGATGTCGCTGGACACCGCACGTTCGGTGGCGCGTCACCTCACCTTCGTCATCGGGCTCACCGGCGACCCGGCGACGCTCAACGAACTGTACAACCGCTACGACGAGGTCACGCCGGAGGATCTGCAGCACACGGCGGCCGCCTATCTCACACGGTCGCGGAGCACCGTGGTTACGCTGACGGGAGGTTCCAATTGA
- a CDS encoding metal ABC transporter permease has translation MLELLGFHFVQLAVLTVLVLAGIHAYLGYHVVSRDVIFVDLSLAQVSALGATIAFCLGVRDPVPAYVISLLFTLAGALLISLSRTRDDRVPPEAFIGILYAAAGSFPLLLLSHHAEGAEMLHHMIAGSLLTVSPHELIKITILYAVIGAFFYRFRHRFNLISTDRAAAAAKGWNLVWWDFLFYAAFAVVVTSSVAVAGVLLVFSLLVIPPVCALLVTTSTGRRLALGWGVATAGSLIGVIASVAWDLPAGPTVITALAGLLVLTVAARRFARR, from the coding sequence ATGCTTGAACTGCTGGGCTTTCACTTTGTGCAGCTGGCCGTGTTGACGGTGCTGGTCCTGGCGGGAATCCACGCCTACCTGGGGTATCACGTGGTCAGCCGCGACGTGATCTTCGTGGACCTGTCTCTCGCGCAGGTCTCGGCGCTGGGCGCCACCATCGCCTTCTGCCTGGGGGTTCGCGATCCGGTGCCCGCCTATGTGATATCCCTGTTGTTCACGCTCGCCGGCGCGCTGCTGATATCCCTGTCGCGTACCCGCGACGACCGCGTTCCGCCCGAGGCCTTCATCGGCATCCTGTACGCGGCGGCGGGGTCTTTCCCGCTGCTGCTGCTCTCGCACCACGCGGAGGGGGCGGAGATGCTGCACCACATGATCGCGGGATCGCTGCTCACGGTGTCGCCGCACGAACTCATCAAGATCACCATTCTGTACGCGGTGATCGGAGCCTTCTTCTATCGCTTCCGCCACCGCTTCAATCTGATAAGTACCGATCGCGCGGCGGCGGCGGCGAAGGGATGGAACCTGGTGTGGTGGGACTTCCTGTTCTACGCGGCCTTCGCGGTGGTGGTGACGTCGTCGGTGGCGGTGGCGGGCGTGCTGCTGGTGTTCTCGCTGCTGGTCATCCCGCCGGTGTGCGCGCTGCTGGTGACCACCAGCACCGGCCGGCGCCTCGCGCTGGGCTGGGGGGTCGCGACGGCTGGATCTCTGATCGGGGTGATCGCGTCGGTTGCATGGGACCTCCCGGCAGGGCCCACCGTGATCACGGCGCTGGCGGGGTTGCTGGTGTTGACGGTGGCCGCGCGGCGGTTCGCGCGGCGTTGA